In Raphanus sativus cultivar WK10039 chromosome 5, ASM80110v3, whole genome shotgun sequence, the following proteins share a genomic window:
- the LOC108862366 gene encoding UDP-glycosyltransferase 88A1: MEKQEAIVLYPSPPIGHLVSMVELGKLILSQNPSLSIHIILVPPPYQPESTSTYISSVSSSFPSITFHRLPTVTPYSSAASQSHEALILEIICFSNPNVHRTLFSISQTFNLRAMVIDFFCTAVLDVVTGDFTFPVYYFITSGAACLAFFLHFPTLDETTAGKNLKDVHTLLNIPGVPPIKGSDMPTRLLDRNDEVYDAFISFSKQLSNSSGIIINTFEALENRAIKAIPEELCFRNIYPIGPLIVKTRTGDNKNADSCLNWLDSQPEQSVVFLCFGSLGLFSQEQLKEIAIGLERSEQRFLWVVRNPPELQNQTEPDLTSLLPEGFLNRTGNRGMVVKSWAPQVPVLNHRAIGGFVTHCGWNSILEGVCAGVPMVAWPLYAEQRFNRVVIVDEIKIAISMNESETGFVSWMEVEKRVREVVEEGPVRERTKAMKNAAESALVQTGSSSHALTALLQSWSPKQS, from the exons ATGGAGAAGCAAGAAGCAATAGTTCTGTATCCGTCACCACCAATAGGCCACTTAGTATCCATGGTCGAGTTAGGCAAACTCATCCTCTCCCAAAACCCATCTCTCTCCATCCACATCATCTTAGTCCCACCTCCTTACCAGCCCGAATCAACCTCCACCTACATCTCCTCCGTCTCCTCCTCCTTCCCTTCAATCACCTTCCACCGCCTCCCAACCGTCACTCCATACTCCTCAGCAGCCTCACAAAGCCACGAGGCACTCATCTTAGAGATCATCTGCTTCAGCAACCCAAACGTCCACCGTACTCTCTTCTCCATCTCCCAAACGTTCAACCTCCGCGCCATGGTCATCGACTTCTTCTGCACCGCCGTCCTAGATGTCGTCACGGGTGACTTCACGTTCCCGGTCTACTACTTCATCACCTCTGGAGCCGCCTGTCTCGCCTTCTTCTTGCACTTCCCCACTCTCGACGAAACAACCGCCGGAAAAAACCTCAAAGACGTCCACACGCTACTCAACATCCCCGGCGTTCCTCCCATCAAAGGCTCAGACATGCCTACACGG TTACTGGACCGCAACGATGAGGTTTACGATGCATTTATATCGTTCTCTAAGCAGCTATCGAACTCTTCAGGGATCATTATCAACACCTTTGAGGCGTTAGAAAACAGAGCCATCAAGGCCATACCAGAGGAGCTCTGTTTTCgaaatatatatcctatcggaCCGCTCATTGTTAAGACAAGAACCGGAGACAATAAAAATGCAGACTCTTGTCTGAACTGGCTAGATTCTCAGCCGGAACAGAGTGTTGTGTTCCTCTGTTTCGGTAGCTTGGGTTTGTTCTCGCAAGAACAGCTCAAGGAGATCGCTATTGGTTTAGAGAGAAGCGAGCAGAGGTTCTTGTGGGTGGTCCGTAATCCACCGGAGCtacaaaaccaaaccgaaccggacTTGACGTCTCTCTTACCGGAAGGGTTTCTAAACCGAACCGGAAACAGGGGAATGGTGGTTAAATCGTGGGCTCCGCAAGTTCCGGTTCTGAACCATAGAGCAATCGGCGGGTTCGTTACTCACTGCGGCTGGAACTCCATTCTTGAAGGTGTTTGCGCGGGTGTACCGATGGTGGCTTGGCCGTTGTATGCTGAGCAGAGGTTTAACAGAGTGGTGATTGTTGATGAGATCAAGATTGCTATTTCGATGAATGAATCGGAGACAGGGTTCGTGAGTTGGATGGAGGTGGAGAAACGAGTCCGGGAGGTAGTGGAGGAAGGTCCGGTTAGGGAGAGAACCAAGGCTATGAAGAATGCGGCTGAGTCAGCCTTGGTCCAAACCGGTTCGTCTAGTCACGCGTTGACTGCTTTACTCCAGTCGTGGAGTCCAAAACAATCTTAG
- the LOC108862365 gene encoding probable protein phosphatase 2C 40 has translation MQQETLSDAYGEIEISFGYQCNNNNNTNNNNKKKIGIPEDAIVPDTRGGGGVLAGFRLQKTSSFSCLSGAALSGNPTLANTNICNGVIGSEILPSLDSPKSFRKVPSSPALSKLDILSPSLHGSMASLSCSPSPPDPDSCFLTSMSSPSSSVNEGFVLSAMEVQVAGGAAGEDRVQAVCSEENGWLFCAIYDGFNGRDAADFLACTLYESIVFHLQLLDHQMKNHQDVVDDGCVVNVMIDSSSSDLFRQGVLDCLNRALLQAENDFLRMVEQEMEERPDLVSVGSCVLVTLLFGKDLYVMNLGDSRAVLATYNGNKKLQAVQLTEDHTVDNEIEEARLLSEHLDDPKIVIGGKIKGKLKVTRALGVGYLKKEKLNDALMGILRVRNLLSPPYVSVEPSMRVHKITESDHFVIVASDGLFDFFSNEEAIELVHGFIASNPCGDPAKFLLERLVAKAAARVGFTLEELMNVPAGRKRRYHDDVTVMVITLGTDQRTSKASTFV, from the exons atgCAGCAAGAGACGTTAAGTGATGCTTACGGAGAGATTGAGATAAGCTTTGGCTATCAATGCAATAACAATAACAATActaacaataataataagaagaagataGGAATCCCGGAAGATGCTATTGTTCCCGACACCCGTGGCGGCGGCGGCGTTCTTGCTGGCTTTCGCCTTCAAAAGACGAGCAGCTTCTCCTGTTTATCAGGTGCTGCTTTAAGCGGCAACCCTACGCTGGCCAACACCAACATCTGCAACGGAGTCATCGGCTCCGAGATTCTACCTTCTCTagactctcccaaatccttcaGGAAAGTCCCTTCTTCCCCCGCGCTTTCCAAGCTCGACATACTCTCTCCTTCTCTCCACGGAAGCATGGCGAGTCTCAGCTGCAGCCCCAGCCCTCCTGACCCGGACTCTTGCTTCTTGACCTCCATGAGCTCTCCTTCCTCTTCTGTTAACGAAGGGTTTGTGCTCTCTGCCATGGAAGTTCAAGTCGCGGGCGGTGCTGCAGGTGAAGATCGAGTTCAGGCTGTTTGCTCCGAGGAGAACGGTTGGCTCTTCTGCGCTATCTATGACGGATTCAACGGGAGAGACGCTGCTGATTTCTTGGCTTGTACTTTGTACGAGTCCATCGTGTTCCATCTCCAGCTGCTTGATCATCAGATGAAGAACCATCAAGATGTTGTTGATGATGGCTGCGTAGTAAATGTTATGATTGACTCTTCTTCGTCTGATTTGTTCAGACAAGGAGTGTTGGATTGCTTGAACCGCGCGCTTCTCCAGGCGGAGAACGATTTCTTGAGGATGGTTGAGCAAGAAATGGAGGAAAGACCGGACTTGGTGTCGGTTGGTTCTTGTGTTCTGGTCACTTTACTTTTCGGGAAGGATCTTTACGTCATGAATCTTGGTGATAGCAGAGCTGTGCTAGCGACGTACAACGGTAACAAGAAGCTGCAAGCTGTTCAGCTCACGGAGGATCACACTGTTGATAACGAGATCGAAGAGGCTAGGCTGCTGAGTGAGCATCTTGATGATCCCAAGATCGTTATCGGTGGAAAAATCAAAGGAAAGCTTAAAGTGACTCGCGCTCTAGGAGTTGGTTACTTGAAGAAG GAGAAACTGAACGATGCACTGATGGGGATACTCAGAGTTCGTAACCTTTTGAGTCCACCTTACGTTTCGGTGGAACCATCGATGAGAGTTCACAAGATAACGGAGTCGGATCACTTTGTTATAGTTGCAAGCGATGGTTTGTTTGATTTCTTCAGCAACGAGGAAGCCATAGAGCTCGTGCACGGTTTCATTGCCAGTAATCCTTGTGGTGATCCAGCAAAGTTTCTACTCGAACGTCTTGTTGCTAAAGCGGCTGCTCGTGTTG gaTTCACGTTGGAGGAATTGATGAATGTTCCGGCTGGTAGGAAAAGGAGATATCATGATGATGTGACAGTGATGGTGATCACTCTCGGTACAGATCAACGCACCTCAAAGGCTTCTACGTTcgtgtga
- the LOC108859049 gene encoding uncharacterized protein LOC108859049: MDSPPLPPTKLDYHVDMFKLQSQATFLSLFKGEDGRRAVILDSTVFHPQGGGQPADTGLIQFPGSDFDFSVQDVRSKDGIVLHYGVFEGCSNPEDIENGKQVQLLVDESRRKLNSRLHSAGHLLDLCMHKVGLGHLEPGKGYHFPDGPFVEYKGVVPQSEVPVKQKELEVEANELISKGGKVYAAILPYEEASLLCGGTLPDYIPKGSTPRVLRLGENPGCPCGGTHVSDISDIISMKITQMRTKKGMTKVFYTIAS; this comes from the exons ATGgattctcctcctcttcctccgaCGAAGCTTGATTATCATGTAGACATGTTTAAACTTCAATCCCAAGCCACGTTTCTCTCCTTGTTCAAG GGGGAGGATGGACGTAGAGCTGTTATATTGGACTCCACCGTGTTCCATCCGCAAGGTGGAGGCCAGCCAGCTGACACCGGTTTAATCCAATTCCCCGGTTCCGATTTCGACTTCTCCGTTCAAGATGTTCGATCCAAAGACGGAAtc GTTCTCCATTATGGAGTTTTCGAGGGTTGTTCGAATCCTGAAGATATTGAGAATGGGAAACAAGTTCAGTTGCTTGTTGATGAATCAAGGCGCAAACTCAACTCCAG GTTGCACTCAGCTGGACACTTGCTAGATTTGTGTATGCACAAGGTTGGGTTAGGACATTTGGAGCCTGGGAAAGGCTACCATTTCCCTGACGG ACCTTTTGTGGAATACAAAGGAGTCGTTCCACAGTCTGAAGTGCCGGTGAAGCAGAAAGAGTTGGAGGTAGAAGCTAATGAACTGATTTCCAAAGGAGGAAAG GTTTATGCAGCTATATTACCCTATGAAGAGGCATCCCTGCTCTGCGGTGGCACTCTTCCTGATTATATTCCCaag GGTAGCACTCCCCGAGTCTTAAGATTAGGTGAAAACCCTGGGTGTCCGTGTGGTGGAACCCATGTCTCCGATATATCTGATATCATAAGCATGAAG ATCACACAGATGAGAACAAAGAAAGGAATGACAAAAGTTTTTTACACCATTGCATCTTAA